Proteins found in one Arachis stenosperma cultivar V10309 chromosome 8, arast.V10309.gnm1.PFL2, whole genome shotgun sequence genomic segment:
- the LOC130945051 gene encoding protein SIEVE ELEMENT OCCLUSION B-like, whose translation MASTHGGPNKMQQRKEKRRLFAAADDSAMMKQIQATHQPDGREVDVKPIIQIVDQVLIQLIARSIEGHHEKSENEKLEAAAALAEFDMLDSLAFVIHKISCELSCKCSGSGDAHGSTMVLLNYLSSYAWHGKVVLTLASFSVVFGEFWLVAEMSTKENNTLAKSVALLKQLPDIVENSSSLMPQFDAVNKLVKASLDVTMCIVKFKELPTQYISEDSPPMSLATAYIPIAAYWVIRSIVACSSQISGFIGMRNESMSSATEAWELSSLAHKMASIYEHLNNQLDQCYRAIEERMQIEAFHNLVRLFETVHIDNMKILRALIYAKDDFPPLIDGTTKAKTNLEILRRKHVLLLISDLDLSQEEIMVLDNLYKDARARGEGHYEMVWIPVVEKSSWNEAANQKFEYLQSMMAWYSVRDPFIIEPSVIKYIKEVWNFTKKAIVVALDPQGRLSSPNALHMIWIWGNLAFPFTREKEESMWKQEIWSLELLVDGIDPSVLEWMTEGKFICLYGGEDLEWISKFTTAALSVAKAGGFELEMVYVGKSNAKERMQKMINTFATRKFSYYWPNVTSIWFFWARLESMLYSKLQHGRTVENDEIMSEVMTVLSFDGSDQGWAIFCRGASEMARAKGDTALTSLLEFDKWKENIDKLGLVQALKDYLDQLHTPHHCNRLILPGSTGGIPQKVVCAECGRQMEKYFMYRCCVE comes from the exons GAAAAAAGTGAGAACGAGAAATTGGAAGCTGCTGCTGCATTGGCTGAATTTGACATGCTTGACTCGCTAGCTTTTGTCATACACAAAATCTCGTGCGAG CTATCATGCAAGTGCTCGGGAAGCGGAGATGCACATGGATCAACAATGGTGCTCCTAAACTACCTATCAAGTTATGCATGGCATGGAAAGGTGGTTCTAACCCTCGCATCATTCTCAGTAGTGTTTGGAGAGTTCTGGCTAGTGGCTGAGATGAGCACAAAAGAGAACAACACACTTGCCAAATCAGTGGCACTTTTGAAACAACTCCCAGACATAGTTGAGAATTCATCTTCATTGATGCCACAATTTGATGCTGTGAACAAGCTTGTGAAGGCTTCATTGGATGTTACAATGTGCATTGTTAAGTTTAAGGAGCTTCCAACTCAATATATTTCTGAAGACTCTCCTCCTATGTCTCTTGCAACTGCTTATATTCCAATTGCTGCTTATTGGGTTATTAGAAGCATTGTTGCTTGTTCCTCTCAGATTTCTGGTTTCATTGGCATGAGAAATGA GTCGATGTCATCAGCCACAGAGGCATGGGAATTATCTAGCCTTGCTCACAAAATGGCTAGTATATATGAGCACCTCAATAATCAATTGGATCAATGCTATCGAGCCATAG AGGAAAGGATGCAAATAGAGGCCTTCCACAATCTGGTCCGTTTGTTTGAGACAGTCCACATTGACAACATGAAAATCCTCAGAGCATTGATATATGCCAAGGATGATTTTCCTCCACTTATTGATGGAACTACCAAAGCAAAG ACTAATCTTGAAATCCTAAGGAGGAAGCATGTGCTACTTCTAATATCAGATCTTGACCTATCACAAGAAGAGATAATGGTTCTTGACAACTTATACAAAGATGCAAGAGCAAGAGGTGAAGGACACTATGAAATGGTGTGGATCCCAGTTGTGGAGAAATCTTCATGGAATGAAGCAGCAAATCAAAAGTTTGAGTACTTGCAATCAATGATGGCATGGTATAGTGTTAGAGACCCATTCATAATTGAGCCTTCAGTTATAAAGTACATAAAAGAAGTTTGGAACTTCACAAAGAAAGCCATTGTTGTTGCACTTGATCCACAAGGGAGGTTGTCTTCACCAAATGCACTTCATATGATTTGGATTTGGGGTAACTTGGCTTTCCCTTTCacaagagagaaagaagagtcTATGTGGAAGCAAGAGATTTGGAGTCTTGAGCTTCTTGTTGATGGCATTGACCCTAGTGTCTTGGAATGG ATGACTGAAGGCAAATTCATATGCCTGTATGGAGGTGAAGACCTTGAATGGATTTCAAAATTCACGACGGCCGCACTAAGCGTCGCGAAAGCCGGCGGATTCGAGCTAGAGATGGTTTATGTGGGGAAGAGCAATGCCAAGGAGAGGATGCAGAAAATGATCAACACATTTGCCACAAGGAAGTTCAGCTACTATTGGCCTAATGTGACTTCAATTTGGTTCTTTTGGGCAAG GTTGGAGAGCATGCTTTACTCAAAGTTGCAGCATGGAAGAACAGTGGAGAATGATGAAATCATGAGTGAG GTGATGACTGTGCTTAGCTTTGATGGTAGCGATCAAGGTTGGGCTATATTTTGTAGGGGTGCATCAGAAATGGCTAGAGCCAAAGGTGACACTGCCCTAACAAGCTTGTTGGAATTTGATAAATGGAAGGAGAACATTGATAAGCTTGGTTTGGTCCAAGCTCTCAAGGATTATCTTGATCAGCTTCACACCCCTCACCACTGCAACCGCCTCATACTCCCCGGTAGCACCGGCGGCATACCACAGAAGGTCGTTTGCGCTGAATGCGGCCGCCAAATGGAGAAGTACTTTATGTATCGTTGTTGCGTCGAGTAG